A window of Caretta caretta isolate rCarCar2 chromosome 13, rCarCar1.hap1, whole genome shotgun sequence contains these coding sequences:
- the TCFL5 gene encoding transcription factor-like 5 protein isoform X2, producing MSGSTPKQTSSPQTVAGVPDPAPAGPEGPTDSSFGEQNLSFTTTDLNLVEMTEIEYTQLQHILYSHMEAQANESEMEARLNSAFFSASNPADQPQQQSSVNTNQTGYSSYSGNQSVYPVICQSGLSSDSNLMGSNQCLGHIDFQELRMMLLSESNLPSNEVDKTPNSNSVEVTGHSLVRVKHGENFGGTNKETVLVENSAPAPEPRSKSAVRVRLEDRFNSIQTENPRCQEPQESGVTLNNLVTLIRQPAELMGMPVHQQQNKCTTLVKNKTAAAATALQFTYPLFTMNACSTSGSPNPSQAQNSGTSCTILEAAKHQDLGLPRAFSFCYHQEIESTKQTVGTRNKALPEQVWIKVGEALCKQAINKRSRGRIRQLDTNVDRKPLSEIQNICDSQNTASAQGTWQSTQVNSSMQAQSGTQGGISQRRERHNRMERDRRRRIRICCDELNLLVPFCTADTDKATTLQWTTAFLKYIQERHGDSLKKEFETVFCGKTGRRLKLTRADPLVTCPMQENIQNSTPMEIK from the exons ATGTCAGGATCAACTCCAAAACAGACCTCCAGCCCGCAGACAGTTGCTGGTGTTCCGGACCCTGCTCCTGCTGGACCTGAAGGCCCAACTGACAGCTCCTTTGGTGAGCAAAACCTTAGCTTCACCACCACAGACCTCAACCTGGTGGAAATGACGGAAATAGAGTACACCCAGCTTCAGCACATACTCTATTCACACATGGAGGCACAAGCAAACGAAAGCGAAATGGAAGCTAGGCTCAATTCTGCTTTCTTCTCAGCTAGTAATCCTGCAGATCAACCTCAGCAGCAGTCCTCAGTGAACACCAATCAAACTGGCTATTCATCGTACTCTGGGAACCAGTCAGTTTACCCAGTTATCTGTCAGTCAggtctgtcttctgacagcaatTTAATGGGTTCAAACCAATGTCTGGGGCACATTGACTTTCAAGAGCTCAGAATGATGCTACTTAGTGAATCTAATCTCCCTTCTAATGAAGTAGATAAAACACCTAATAGTAACTCTGTAGAAGTCACAGGGCACAGTTTAGTAAGAGTTAAACATGGTGAAAATTTTGGTGGGACAAATAAAGAAACTGTACTTGTTGAAAATTCAGCACCAGCTCCTGAGCCTAGATCTAAATCTGCAGTTCGTGTTCGTTTGGAAGACAGATTCAACAGCATCCAGACAGAAAATCCCCGATGTCAAGAGCCCCAAGAATCTGGAGTGACTCTTAACAA TTTAGTAACACTAATTCGTCAACCAGCAGAACTAATGGGTATGCCTGTTCACCAGCAGCAGAATAAATGTACTACATTAGTGAAAAAtaagactgctgctgcagctactGCTTTACAGTTCACATATCCATTATTTACGATGAATGCCTGTTCTACTTCTGGAAGTCCTAACCCTTCACAAGCACAG AACTCTGGCACATCATGTACTATTTTGGAAGCTGCCAAACATCAAGACCTTGGATTACCTAGAGCATTCTCTTTCTGTTATCATCAGGAAATTGAATCCACTAAACAAACAGTAGGCACTAGGAATAAAGCTTTACCTGAACAAGTTTGGATTAAAGTAGGAG AAGCTTTATGTAAACAAGCAATAAACAAAAGAAGCCGCGGCAGAATACGCCAGTTGGATACAAATGTAGACCGCAAACCTCTTAGTGAAATTCAAAATATATGTGATAGCCAAAATACTGCATCTGCACAAGGTACTTGGCAGTCAACACAGGTAAATTCAAGTATGCAGGCACAGAGTGGAACTCAGGGAGGAATCTCTCAGCGCAGGGAGAGGCATAACCGCATGGAAAGAGACAGAAG GCGCAGAATCCGGATTTGTTGTGATGAATTGAATCTTCTGGTTCCGTTCTGCACTGCTGATACTGATAAGGCAACAACATTACAGTGGACAACAGCGTTCTTGAAATATATTCAGGAAAGGCACGGGGATTCCCTGAAAAAG GAATTTGAGACTGTGTTCTGTGGTAAAACAGGCAGGAGACTAAAACTAACAAGAGCTGACCCATTAGTAACATGTCCAATGCAGGAAAACATACAGAATAGCACACCAATGGAGATCAAGTAA
- the TCFL5 gene encoding transcription factor-like 5 protein isoform X1: MSGSTPKQTSSPQTVAGVPDPAPAGPEGPTDSSFGEQNLSFTTTDLNLVEMTEIEYTQLQHILYSHMEAQANESEMEARLNSAFFSASNPADQPQQQSSVNTNQTGYSSYSGNQSVYPVICQSGLSSDSNLMGSNQCLGHIDFQELRMMLLSESNLPSNEVDKTPNSNSVEVTGHSLVRVKHGENFGGTNKETVLVENSAPAPEPRSKSAVRVRLEDRFNSIQTENPRCQEPQESGVTLNNLVTLIRQPAELMGMPVHQQQNKCTTLVKNKTAAAATALQFTYPLFTMNACSTSGSPNPSQAQNSGTSCTILEAAKHQDLGLPRAFSFCYHQEIESTKQTVGTRNKALPEQVWIKVGEEALCKQAINKRSRGRIRQLDTNVDRKPLSEIQNICDSQNTASAQGTWQSTQVNSSMQAQSGTQGGISQRRERHNRMERDRRRRIRICCDELNLLVPFCTADTDKATTLQWTTAFLKYIQERHGDSLKKEFETVFCGKTGRRLKLTRADPLVTCPMQENIQNSTPMEIK, encoded by the exons ATGTCAGGATCAACTCCAAAACAGACCTCCAGCCCGCAGACAGTTGCTGGTGTTCCGGACCCTGCTCCTGCTGGACCTGAAGGCCCAACTGACAGCTCCTTTGGTGAGCAAAACCTTAGCTTCACCACCACAGACCTCAACCTGGTGGAAATGACGGAAATAGAGTACACCCAGCTTCAGCACATACTCTATTCACACATGGAGGCACAAGCAAACGAAAGCGAAATGGAAGCTAGGCTCAATTCTGCTTTCTTCTCAGCTAGTAATCCTGCAGATCAACCTCAGCAGCAGTCCTCAGTGAACACCAATCAAACTGGCTATTCATCGTACTCTGGGAACCAGTCAGTTTACCCAGTTATCTGTCAGTCAggtctgtcttctgacagcaatTTAATGGGTTCAAACCAATGTCTGGGGCACATTGACTTTCAAGAGCTCAGAATGATGCTACTTAGTGAATCTAATCTCCCTTCTAATGAAGTAGATAAAACACCTAATAGTAACTCTGTAGAAGTCACAGGGCACAGTTTAGTAAGAGTTAAACATGGTGAAAATTTTGGTGGGACAAATAAAGAAACTGTACTTGTTGAAAATTCAGCACCAGCTCCTGAGCCTAGATCTAAATCTGCAGTTCGTGTTCGTTTGGAAGACAGATTCAACAGCATCCAGACAGAAAATCCCCGATGTCAAGAGCCCCAAGAATCTGGAGTGACTCTTAACAA TTTAGTAACACTAATTCGTCAACCAGCAGAACTAATGGGTATGCCTGTTCACCAGCAGCAGAATAAATGTACTACATTAGTGAAAAAtaagactgctgctgcagctactGCTTTACAGTTCACATATCCATTATTTACGATGAATGCCTGTTCTACTTCTGGAAGTCCTAACCCTTCACAAGCACAG AACTCTGGCACATCATGTACTATTTTGGAAGCTGCCAAACATCAAGACCTTGGATTACCTAGAGCATTCTCTTTCTGTTATCATCAGGAAATTGAATCCACTAAACAAACAGTAGGCACTAGGAATAAAGCTTTACCTGAACAAGTTTGGATTAAAGTAGGAG AAGAAGCTTTATGTAAACAAGCAATAAACAAAAGAAGCCGCGGCAGAATACGCCAGTTGGATACAAATGTAGACCGCAAACCTCTTAGTGAAATTCAAAATATATGTGATAGCCAAAATACTGCATCTGCACAAGGTACTTGGCAGTCAACACAGGTAAATTCAAGTATGCAGGCACAGAGTGGAACTCAGGGAGGAATCTCTCAGCGCAGGGAGAGGCATAACCGCATGGAAAGAGACAGAAG GCGCAGAATCCGGATTTGTTGTGATGAATTGAATCTTCTGGTTCCGTTCTGCACTGCTGATACTGATAAGGCAACAACATTACAGTGGACAACAGCGTTCTTGAAATATATTCAGGAAAGGCACGGGGATTCCCTGAAAAAG GAATTTGAGACTGTGTTCTGTGGTAAAACAGGCAGGAGACTAAAACTAACAAGAGCTGACCCATTAGTAACATGTCCAATGCAGGAAAACATACAGAATAGCACACCAATGGAGATCAAGTAA